The Maniola jurtina chromosome 13, ilManJurt1.1, whole genome shotgun sequence genomic interval tatctgccaaagccatcatgctccaaacttcatagtcccTGATCGtacctccctgtgttggggacaatatgcagagaaacttgcagcttttatgaaatatcCAAAGGTCAAGCCCTTTTGAGCTCTTTTTCTAGTAAACTAACAGCAGACATGACTTTTGGAAGATCTtatatttaataggtacctaattactaaGAACTAATTTATTATGCCAATTAAATAAATGCACTGATATTGCTAATTACCTGGTTTAACAAGGAGTTACATCTGGACAGCTGATGAGACACTTCTCTGACTCGGGACAGCCTCTCTGCGTGCCGCGCGTTGTTTCTCTGTTTCTCCACCGCTATTGAATAGAGACGGGAGATCTCCGTGTCCGCCTGCCAAATACAGAATTATAACAACaatacagacacacagattgTAACAGAAATACAGAGTTGGAGGAACACGCGGCCTAGTTATGACAATTCATCAATTGTGATTGCTAAGCAACATTGGCCTGTCAGTAACTGAATGGGTGGACTTGGGTCCTTTTAATTCATCTGTGCCTCAGAGGGCACATTAAATCGTTTGTACAAACATAGATAAGTTGAAAACGGACTATAGGTAGGGACCTATACCTGAGCCTATCCCTACTCAAATATGATtatgtgaaaaataattttagagtTACCGGGCAAATTTTATGTGGAAATTGATGTTCATTGGAACAATATGTTGTTTCTATGAAGCACCGCATTTAGTGGTATTTTATATTGCTGAGTTGGGCATACTCAGACTATCACGTAAGCTTAACTGTCAGACATTTATGCTATAAagaatatatacctaataaggAGTTGGTGAACAAAACAGTGtaattacacttctgatcaaaatactttttttctaTGGAGTTTGGAAGTTTTTGGgccactgaatacaaatctgagctcatttccaagcaaaatggCTTAAAACTGTACagaaattgagtccaaagtttgtGATGGTCAAAATAGTATCATTTTAgaagctttcattcagtttttttgattcacctgtaaaattttattttgtgcatTTACACCATTTTGTTGGCCAGTTCCTCTACCCTACTTTACCTCTTTAATTTTACTAGCGAGACTGCATTCTTCTGCAGCTAATGGGTGAGCGCAGGCTGCCAAGTGGGCTTGCACCCTTGTCGCCAGCCGCACCCAGGGTCTGTAGTCTAGGCCTAACATAAAATACTACACTTAAGGTAAAGTTTATAATGATAAGATAACTTTACTGACAAATGAATATGACATAatatttcctatacaaaaactgtcttAACATCATTTTTCAGTTGAAGAATAAAGATATTGATCCATAAAGAtattacaaatttatttttttaatttatcaagcatcaaaaatatttttagtgaattttaaaatattaggcTACTAATTGAAATCTACAAAATATGTTTCTATAATTTGCTATCAAGAAAAATTCGATAAAATCCAACAAACCTTCAAGAACTTCAGGATCTCTTGCACCAGGCAAGCCAAGTGTACCCCTCATTATTGGGAGAAATGTTGGTATTTCCTATTAAATAGAAGTGTAAATAAAAGTTAGCTAGTAATCCATATGTaactgtctgtttgtttatcttttaaaaactcatctgtttaaccaattttgatgaaattttagaaaaatttgaAAGATAGATAGAGTGCCTTGCGGAgacagacatgggctactttttatagtAGAAAACACAATTTACCTGGTTTTATAAACCTATATTCATGTGGACAAAGTTACAGGTGTTGTCTAGTACAAGATAAAGTTTGATAACTAAAACCTTACTACCCCTCATAAAAATAGCACCATggattttatataattttttttaaccatggataaaatgtttcaatttcatGTCAAGTATATAAATTTTCAGAATCTACacattgatattatattttatttgacacCAAAATCCtagtttcttattttatttttaaactacttaTATACTTCAAAAAGGAGTAGGTACGGATTTAATCCATAGGTATGAAACTATGtactcatttatcaaaatctaatgaatagtttttcatttaagAAGGAGCTGATGAAATGataacaaagaaataaaaataggtaggtacacatttaACTACTGGACAATATAACCCAGTCAGGTAAAAATCTTTGCTTTAAAAAACATGTACCTGTAATCTTCTAATATCCTCATCTAACTGGGTGTCAGTAGCAGGTTTAACAACCACAATATCCCTGGCTCGCTTGTTCTTCCTTGCCTGAAGACTGAGCTGTCTCCGTTGCAGCAGAGACTTCTTATTATCGGCGGATCTTTGGGATTTACCAGAGGCTTTCGGTGAATCTGGACAAATTCAACGTTAAAGTCATAGAGGGAGGGTCTAATgatagtttttaactttttaatccaTACCTCCTATAGGTCTATCCACAGTGTATGATATGTAAGGAAGCTCCGAGTCCGAACACATGCTCGCACCAGGCGAGTTATTACCACTAGTGGTAGCTTCATTTCTTCTAGCTTCTAAAACAAAACTTCATATTAAGTATGTGAAGAATCTTCAAGGGAAAGGGCGTCTTGTAAAATGCCCCAGTAACTACCTGTAAAATTAGAAGTTGCTATTGTGTGACCTCTTCGCACTGGAGGAGCTCGCTGGGACTGCTTCTTTGGAGGAATTGACTGTTCCGAGCccattataattatttgaaatgatgatttttatttgaaaattgaatttttttatatttttatcgatTTGACAAAGTTCATAGACAAAGACAAGAGAGAAAAATTACACTGACGTCGACGACATGCCAAGTgaccagtgttgccagtggcagatagtcaattgtaacacgagacctctcaaaatataacattttcacgagaaaagtaacatttccttatttttcgtggaaaataaaagtaataaggtacacaggttaatatggcactttattatacaaaaatttaaacagttttctagtcccattagttaagcttaaaaagaatcgtaataataattattgttgattgaataaattgactgctgatcctgaaaaagaaaaacaaatcaatatgtaaaataataatataccaacggatctaaaaatgtctttgaatagctataacttattttgttaggtaatcaatttataatacaagtgtaaattaaaaatttatatcaccccaacaagtgaaggttacattaactagaaaag includes:
- the LOC123870924 gene encoding BLOC-1-related complex subunit 5 isoform X1; translation: MGSEQSIPPKKQSQRAPPVRRGHTIATSNFTEARRNEATTSGNNSPGASMCSDSELPYISYTVDRPIGDSPKASGKSQRSADNKKSLLQRRQLSLQARKNKRARDIVVVKPATDTQLDEDIRRLQEIPTFLPIMRGTLGLPGARDPEVLEGLDYRPWVRLATRVQAHLAACAHPLAAEECSLASKIKEADTEISRLYSIAVEKQRNNARHAERLSRVREVSHQLSRCNSLLNQTLQDIEELNLLLPENKRLEPFVWTEQKGT
- the LOC123870924 gene encoding BLOC-1-related complex subunit 5 isoform X2 produces the protein MGSEQSIPPKKQSQRAPPVRRGHTIATSNFTEARRNEATTSGNNSPGASMCSDSELPYISYTVDRPIGDSPKASGKSQRSADNKKSLLQRRQLSLQARKNKRARDIVVVKPATDTQLDEDIRRLQEIPTFLPIMRGTLGLPGARDPEVLEGLDYRPWVRLATRVQAHLAACAHPLAAEECSLASKIKEADTEISRLYSIAVEKQRNNARHAERLSRVREVSHQLSRCNSLLNQTLQDIEELNLLLPENKRLEPFVWTEQKGT